A single genomic interval of Chitinophaga sp. 180180018-3 harbors:
- a CDS encoding acetyl-CoA carboxylase carboxyltransferase subunit alpha, translated as MQFLDFEKPIADLYEQLEKLKENGQKSGVDVSATVSEYEQKIAATRQQIYDHLTAFQRVQLSRHPDRPYTLAYIEKMCTNFMELHGDRNVKDDKAMVGGFADLDGETVMFIGQQKGVNTKMRQLRNFGMANPEGYRKALRLMKLAERFNKPIVTLIDTPGAYPGLEAEERGQAEAIARNLFEMVKLRVPVICIVIGEGASGGALGIGIGDRVFMLENSWYTVISPENCSTILWRSWNFKEKAAEELKLTSDYMSQFGLVDGIVREPLGGAHVNPDEMAVILKTRIKETLAELKKIDPDTRIEQRIDKFSRMGFFEEK; from the coding sequence ATGCAATTCCTGGATTTCGAGAAACCTATCGCTGACTTATATGAACAGCTCGAGAAACTGAAGGAAAATGGCCAGAAATCAGGCGTAGATGTATCTGCTACTGTGAGTGAATACGAACAGAAAATAGCCGCTACCCGCCAGCAGATCTATGACCACCTCACCGCTTTTCAGCGCGTTCAGCTGAGCCGTCATCCTGATAGGCCCTATACTTTGGCGTATATCGAAAAAATGTGCACCAACTTTATGGAACTGCATGGCGACCGGAATGTAAAAGACGATAAGGCGATGGTCGGTGGCTTTGCTGACCTGGATGGAGAAACTGTCATGTTCATCGGTCAACAGAAAGGCGTAAACACCAAAATGCGCCAGCTGAGAAACTTCGGTATGGCCAACCCGGAAGGCTACCGTAAAGCCCTCCGCCTCATGAAACTCGCCGAAAGATTCAATAAACCTATCGTTACGCTCATAGATACACCCGGCGCTTATCCCGGCCTCGAAGCTGAAGAAAGAGGCCAGGCAGAAGCTATCGCCCGGAATCTCTTTGAAATGGTGAAACTCCGCGTCCCCGTTATCTGCATCGTGATCGGTGAAGGTGCCTCCGGTGGCGCACTGGGCATCGGTATCGGCGACAGGGTATTTATGCTGGAAAACAGCTGGTACACCGTTATCTCTCCTGAAAATTGCTCTACAATCCTCTGGCGTAGCTGGAATTTCAAGGAAAAAGCTGCAGAAGAACTGAAACTGACTTCTGATTATATGAGTCAATTTGGCCTGGTAGACGGTATCGTACGTGAACCCCTCGGTGGCGCTCACGTAAATCCCGATGAAATGGCTGTCATCCTCAAGACCCGCATAAAGGAAACACTGGCGGAACTGAAGAAAATCGATCCGGATACCCGCATCGAACAACGCATCGACAAGTTCTCCCGTATGGGTTTCTTTGAAGAGAAATAA
- a CDS encoding SDR family NAD(P)-dependent oxidoreductase codes for MENSKVWLVTGASKGLGLALVKKLLKEGFRVAATTRNVQSLIKETGEPTEFFLPLEVNLDDDNDVKNAVKKSIGHFGQLDIVVNNAGYGQLGTLEELTDEEARANFDVNVFGALNVIRNVMPYLRAQKSGHIFNISSVGGYFGSFAGWGIYCATKFAMAGFTEALVEEIREFGVKATVVYPGYFRTDFLTQGSLKRPKQAIQAYKAARQSEQTHVNDINGNQANDPAKAADVLIAVSRVDNPPVHLLLGNDAYNGLRSKIDIITGDAEQWKALTLSTAI; via the coding sequence ATGGAAAATTCAAAAGTATGGTTAGTCACAGGTGCTTCAAAAGGACTGGGGCTGGCATTAGTGAAAAAACTATTGAAAGAAGGATTTCGTGTTGCTGCAACTACACGCAATGTTCAATCACTTATTAAAGAAACAGGGGAGCCCACGGAATTTTTTTTACCACTTGAGGTGAATTTAGATGATGATAACGACGTAAAAAACGCAGTCAAAAAAAGCATCGGCCATTTTGGACAACTGGATATCGTTGTGAATAATGCTGGCTACGGACAGCTCGGAACCCTGGAAGAGCTTACAGACGAGGAAGCCAGAGCTAATTTTGATGTCAACGTTTTTGGCGCTCTTAACGTTATCAGAAATGTAATGCCCTACTTGAGAGCGCAAAAAAGCGGGCATATCTTTAACATTTCTTCAGTAGGTGGTTATTTTGGCAGCTTTGCTGGATGGGGGATTTATTGTGCCACCAAATTTGCAATGGCAGGCTTTACAGAAGCGCTGGTGGAGGAAATCAGGGAGTTTGGCGTAAAGGCAACCGTTGTATATCCTGGCTATTTCCGTACCGACTTTCTGACACAAGGTTCTTTGAAGAGACCAAAGCAGGCCATTCAGGCCTACAAGGCAGCAAGGCAATCTGAACAGACTCATGTCAATGACATTAACGGTAACCAGGCTAATGATCCGGCTAAGGCGGCGGATGTGCTGATTGCTGTAAGCAGGGTAGATAATCCGCCCGTACACCTGCTGTTAGGCAACGATGCGTATAACGGTCTCAGGAGCAAAATCGATATCATTACCGGGGATGCAGAACAATGGAAAGCGCTTACTTTATCCACTGCTATATAG
- a CDS encoding bifunctional YncE family protein/alkaline phosphatase family protein: MCSFCPGKSPGVRLSVLLIGIAAMYTQALQAQVAAGAKKAANPYGAAYDNSTLAKNELPVLMPYNRIIHPAGSILRYGDPNLENHSLDLKQIPGTGLIAVEDRYGISIVDYQKKKQLAACTFAGSAYKGFMSTYSGIEVWQSGSDTHIFWGAAQSGQSKSAVFEAIWNGTDLHITDTIDLPPIAPAPLALPNEVAVHIENGTPYLYVVLNGNNTLEKINLTNKQRIWSAPTGVAPYGIAIVNQQLFVTNWGGRMPDNAASGETAGVPYGRMFIDPATGSASEGSVSVFDMNGSLVKEIPTGLHPNDLARSADGRFVYIANGNSDDITVINTATLSVTATISVKIDDKNSGFIGDSPNALDISADGKTLYVANGMDNALAVIELGADASANGSRASFVKGYIPTEAYPGGVRVIGNQLIVSNLEGEGSRISSKETKRNEAGAYPGAAYNSHYEKATLSFITAPNRQQLKKYTADVKKLMLLFRTELSRQSPRPKQPARPMPERIGEPSVFKHVLYVIKENRTYDQVLGDLPKGNGAKELCLYGDSITPNQHKFAHDYVLLDNYHASGKCSAEGHQWTDAAMVTDYIEKNVRAWFRSYPHVQTDAMVYNQKGFIWNNAADHGKKVRIYGEAALPEMDEKLSWTDIYTKYKNGEPLEFKNVTTISRVQPWLSQNYPASDELKITDQYRADAFIKELKEYEALPGDSLPELMVMALSTDHTAGTRPGMPTPRAMVADNDLALGRIVEALSKSRFWESTVIFVTEDDSQAGWDHVSAYRTTGFVISPYNRTGKTVSVNYNQTNMVRSIEQILGIPPMNLLDATARPMFECFENMPSPTPFMARTNLIPLDEMNASLTALKGKALEYAKQSMRKEYDRIDGGNDDVLNRILWFAAKGEQQYPAHLAGKQVDDDDD, encoded by the coding sequence ATGTGTTCATTCTGTCCAGGAAAATCACCAGGTGTTCGTTTATCTGTTTTATTGATCGGCATTGCAGCTATGTACACGCAGGCGTTGCAGGCACAGGTTGCAGCGGGTGCAAAGAAAGCGGCAAATCCTTATGGGGCGGCTTACGACAATAGTACGCTGGCCAAAAATGAGCTACCGGTATTAATGCCTTACAACCGCATCATTCACCCGGCAGGATCGATACTGCGCTATGGAGATCCCAACCTGGAAAACCACAGCCTCGACCTGAAACAGATCCCGGGTACCGGATTGATAGCCGTTGAAGACCGCTACGGTATTTCTATTGTTGATTACCAGAAAAAGAAACAACTGGCTGCCTGTACGTTTGCAGGTTCGGCCTATAAAGGGTTTATGAGCACCTATTCCGGCATTGAAGTATGGCAAAGCGGTAGCGACACGCATATTTTCTGGGGTGCTGCGCAAAGCGGGCAGTCCAAATCGGCGGTGTTTGAAGCCATATGGAACGGTACCGACCTACATATTACCGACACCATCGACCTGCCGCCAATAGCCCCGGCTCCACTGGCATTGCCTAACGAAGTGGCGGTGCATATTGAAAATGGTACTCCTTACCTCTATGTGGTGCTGAATGGTAACAATACACTGGAAAAAATCAATCTTACCAACAAACAACGCATCTGGAGCGCGCCTACAGGGGTAGCACCTTACGGTATTGCTATTGTAAACCAACAGCTATTTGTGACCAACTGGGGCGGCAGAATGCCTGATAACGCAGCATCCGGAGAAACGGCAGGCGTACCCTATGGAAGAATGTTTATTGATCCCGCTACCGGCTCCGCTTCCGAAGGGTCGGTATCAGTATTTGATATGAACGGTTCTTTAGTGAAGGAAATACCGACAGGCTTGCATCCTAACGACCTCGCGCGCAGTGCCGACGGAAGGTTTGTATACATTGCCAACGGTAATTCAGATGATATTACGGTGATCAACACCGCTACCTTATCGGTAACCGCTACCATATCTGTGAAGATAGATGATAAAAACAGTGGCTTTATCGGCGATTCGCCCAATGCGCTGGATATATCTGCCGATGGTAAAACCCTGTATGTAGCCAATGGTATGGACAACGCACTGGCGGTAATCGAACTGGGTGCCGACGCTTCTGCCAATGGCAGCCGTGCGTCTTTTGTAAAAGGCTATATTCCTACAGAAGCTTATCCGGGTGGTGTGCGTGTTATTGGTAACCAGCTTATCGTCAGCAACCTGGAAGGCGAAGGTTCCCGCATTAGCAGTAAAGAAACCAAACGTAACGAAGCGGGCGCTTATCCCGGCGCTGCCTACAATTCTCATTACGAAAAAGCGACGCTCTCTTTTATCACTGCCCCCAACCGACAGCAGCTAAAAAAATATACTGCCGATGTAAAAAAGCTGATGCTTTTGTTTCGTACTGAGTTGAGCAGGCAAAGTCCGCGCCCAAAACAACCTGCCCGGCCAATGCCCGAACGTATTGGCGAGCCTTCCGTGTTTAAGCATGTACTATATGTTATCAAGGAAAACCGGACTTACGACCAGGTATTGGGCGATTTACCTAAAGGAAATGGCGCTAAAGAACTTTGCCTCTATGGCGACAGCATCACTCCCAATCAACATAAGTTTGCCCACGATTATGTGCTGTTGGACAATTACCATGCTTCGGGTAAATGCTCTGCCGAAGGGCATCAATGGACAGATGCTGCCATGGTAACAGACTACATTGAAAAAAATGTGCGCGCCTGGTTCCGTAGTTATCCTCATGTACAAACTGATGCCATGGTGTACAACCAGAAAGGATTTATATGGAACAATGCCGCAGATCACGGGAAAAAAGTTCGTATATACGGTGAAGCTGCCCTGCCCGAAATGGATGAAAAACTAAGCTGGACAGATATCTATACAAAGTATAAAAATGGGGAGCCACTGGAGTTTAAAAACGTCACCACTATATCGAGAGTACAACCGTGGCTCTCTCAGAACTACCCTGCTTCAGATGAACTGAAAATTACGGACCAGTATCGCGCCGATGCCTTTATAAAAGAGCTAAAGGAATATGAAGCTTTGCCGGGAGATTCGTTGCCTGAATTAATGGTAATGGCTTTGTCTACCGACCATACTGCCGGTACCCGCCCTGGTATGCCTACGCCCCGTGCAATGGTGGCCGATAATGACCTGGCGCTGGGCCGTATTGTTGAAGCGCTGAGCAAAAGCCGCTTTTGGGAAAGCACGGTTATATTTGTAACGGAAGATGATTCTCAGGCCGGGTGGGACCATGTATCCGCTTACCGCACCACTGGTTTTGTGATCAGCCCGTATAACCGCACAGGCAAAACCGTTTCTGTGAATTATAATCAAACCAACATGGTGCGCTCTATTGAACAGATACTAGGCATTCCGCCTATGAACCTGCTGGATGCAACCGCCCGTCCTATGTTTGAGTGTTTTGAAAATATGCCGTCCCCTACTCCTTTCATGGCAAGAACCAACCTGATTCCCCTGGATGAAATGAATGCTTCTCTGACTGCCTTAAAAGGCAAAGCCTTAGAATATGCAAAGCAATCAATGCGCAAGGAATATGACCGTATTGATGGTGGCAATGACGATGTACTGAACCGCATACTTTGGTTTGCCGCCAAAGGCGAGCAGCAGTACCCGGCGCACCTGGCAGGGAAACAGGTTGACGATGATGATGATTGA
- a CDS encoding STAS domain-containing protein, with the protein MKFKIDTKEKIVVFCPDISRLDANLSEDFISTVTTLPGLSGRNLILDMALVQEIDEKGVEAILTVYRCMYDNKFSCAITGVNNTLTAALKAAGDDQLNLAPTMAEAIDLVMMEELERELLDGLE; encoded by the coding sequence ATGAAATTCAAAATTGATACCAAAGAGAAAATAGTTGTTTTTTGTCCGGATATCTCCAGGTTGGATGCTAATTTGTCAGAAGATTTCATTTCCACAGTGACCACCCTGCCTGGTTTGTCCGGGCGCAATCTCATACTGGACATGGCATTGGTGCAGGAAATTGATGAGAAGGGAGTGGAAGCCATTTTAACAGTTTACCGGTGTATGTATGACAATAAATTTTCCTGTGCGATCACAGGAGTTAACAACACTTTAACAGCAGCGCTGAAGGCTGCCGGCGACGATCAGCTAAATCTGGCCCCTACTATGGCGGAGGCGATAGACCTGGTGATGATGGAGGAGCTGGAGCGGGAGTTGCTGGATGGACTGGAATAG
- the dapA gene encoding 4-hydroxy-tetrahydrodipicolinate synthase, whose protein sequence is MEQLKGTGVALVTPFKADESIDWNALEKLINHVIDGGVNYVVSLGTTGETPTLSAEEKLDLMKFTFEKVSKRVPVVVGIGDYNTRDVVKRLEKCPLDEAAAVLSVAPYYSKPTQEGIIQHYKTIAAASPKPIILYNVPGRTGRNMTAETTLRLAHEVENIIAMKEASGDMLQCMQIIRDKPEDFLVLSGDDALALAQLACGMDGVISVAANYFATDFSSMVHAALINDYPAARILNNKMLQGFDLMFAENNPAGIKAFLHHAGLVENTFRLPVLPVSDGLYKKIGEYLKSY, encoded by the coding sequence ATGGAACAACTAAAAGGCACCGGGGTGGCATTGGTAACACCCTTTAAAGCAGATGAAAGCATCGATTGGAATGCTTTGGAAAAATTGATCAACCACGTGATCGATGGTGGTGTAAACTATGTAGTGTCTCTTGGCACCACTGGTGAAACACCTACTCTTTCTGCAGAAGAAAAGCTGGATTTGATGAAATTCACTTTCGAAAAGGTGTCGAAGCGGGTGCCCGTAGTTGTTGGCATTGGTGATTATAACACCAGAGATGTTGTAAAAAGATTGGAAAAATGCCCGCTGGATGAGGCTGCCGCCGTACTCAGCGTAGCCCCTTATTATAGCAAGCCTACCCAGGAAGGCATCATTCAGCATTATAAAACCATTGCTGCAGCCTCTCCCAAGCCCATTATCCTGTATAATGTGCCTGGCCGTACCGGCCGTAACATGACTGCTGAAACCACGCTCCGCCTGGCTCATGAAGTCGAAAACATCATTGCCATGAAGGAAGCTTCCGGCGATATGTTGCAATGCATGCAGATTATCCGCGATAAACCTGAGGATTTCCTCGTGCTCAGCGGCGACGATGCACTGGCGCTGGCTCAGCTGGCCTGTGGTATGGATGGTGTGATCTCTGTAGCTGCAAACTATTTCGCTACCGATTTTTCCAGCATGGTGCATGCTGCCCTTATCAACGATTATCCGGCTGCTCGCATACTCAACAATAAAATGCTCCAGGGATTCGACCTGATGTTCGCAGAGAACAATCCTGCTGGAATCAAGGCTTTCCTGCATCATGCCGGCCTTGTTGAAAATACTTTCCGCCTCCCCGTCCTCCCTGTCAGCGATGGCCTCTACAAAAAGATCGGGGAGTACTTAAAAAGCTACTAG
- a CDS encoding ribonuclease Z: MFAVTILGNNSAIPTLDRHPTAQIVTCNDQLLLVDCGEGTQIQIARYRIRRSKLRYIFISHLHGDHYFGLIGLLNTLSLMGRTDPLSVYAPPELEAIIQLQLDCSGTALKFELSFVPLQPGYSGIILEDKELRVSCFPTQHRISCFGFSIEMQKRKRRLIPEQARAYEIPAAYFPKLQDGADYERKDGTIVKNDWVTLPPHPGKRYVYCADTIYDENLLPWLKGADMMYHETTYLHDLQERAAERYHSTSVQAATLASAAGVKKLLIGHFSSKYTDLQPFLDETHPIFEATEIAEEGVSYLV; encoded by the coding sequence ATGTTTGCTGTAACGATATTAGGTAACAACTCGGCCATCCCCACCCTGGACAGGCACCCCACTGCCCAGATAGTTACCTGCAACGACCAGTTGCTGCTGGTAGACTGCGGCGAAGGAACGCAGATACAGATAGCCCGGTACCGGATCAGGCGTAGTAAATTGAGGTACATTTTTATCAGCCACCTGCATGGCGATCATTATTTCGGGCTGATAGGGTTATTGAACACACTGAGTCTGATGGGGCGAACCGATCCGCTCAGCGTGTATGCGCCACCGGAGCTGGAGGCTATCATACAGTTGCAGCTTGATTGTTCGGGCACGGCTTTGAAATTTGAGTTGTCATTTGTGCCACTTCAGCCTGGGTATAGTGGTATTATACTGGAAGACAAGGAGTTACGGGTAAGCTGTTTCCCTACACAGCACCGGATCTCCTGTTTCGGGTTTTCGATTGAGATGCAGAAGCGGAAGCGCCGGCTGATACCGGAACAGGCCCGTGCCTATGAAATTCCGGCTGCATACTTCCCGAAGTTGCAGGACGGGGCTGATTATGAGCGAAAAGACGGCACCATAGTGAAAAACGACTGGGTTACGCTGCCACCGCATCCTGGTAAACGCTACGTGTATTGTGCTGATACGATATATGATGAAAATCTGCTACCCTGGCTGAAAGGAGCGGATATGATGTATCATGAAACCACCTACCTGCATGATTTACAGGAAAGAGCTGCGGAAAGGTATCATAGCACATCGGTACAGGCCGCTACTTTGGCATCTGCTGCCGGAGTTAAAAAACTGCTGATAGGTCACTTCTCTTCTAAATACACTGATTTACAGCCATTTCTGGACGAGACACACCCAATTTTTGAAGCAACCGAGATTGCGGAAGAAGGGGTAAGCTACCTGGTGTAG
- a CDS encoding helix-turn-helix transcriptional regulator translates to MGKTFRFNSIAEFHTFCNLPRPEHPLISLVDYSKVSYPIDGSDLKWIQNFYSVGLKRNVNAKFNYGQQEYDFDSGVLTFISPLQFLKVEVNQNVEIEPTGWLLLIHPDFFWNTSLAKKIKTYDFFQYAVNEALFLSDKEEGIIVDILQRIQQEYQSNIDKFSQELIVAHMELLLIYSERFYERQFITRRKSNHGLIVRFEQILSQYFDNKKLPENGVPTVTMIAEQMNISPNYLGTLLRIHTKQNTQQHIQNKLIDYAKERLSTTNLSVSEIAYELGFEHPQSFSKLFKTKTRQSPLEFRQAFN, encoded by the coding sequence ATGGGAAAGACATTTCGCTTTAATTCAATAGCTGAATTTCATACTTTCTGTAATCTGCCCAGGCCTGAACATCCGCTGATCAGCCTGGTAGATTATAGCAAGGTTTCCTATCCAATAGATGGAAGTGACCTGAAATGGATACAGAATTTTTATTCTGTCGGATTAAAGCGGAATGTTAATGCCAAATTCAACTACGGCCAGCAGGAATATGATTTTGACTCGGGGGTGCTTACCTTTATATCTCCCCTTCAGTTTCTTAAAGTGGAGGTTAACCAGAATGTAGAGATAGAGCCAACTGGCTGGCTCTTACTGATCCACCCTGATTTTTTTTGGAACACTTCATTGGCAAAGAAAATAAAGACATACGATTTCTTTCAGTATGCCGTCAACGAAGCACTTTTTCTTTCAGATAAAGAAGAAGGAATTATTGTCGACATCCTGCAACGCATACAGCAGGAATACCAGTCTAACATCGATAAATTCAGCCAGGAACTTATTGTCGCACACATGGAGTTGTTGCTGATCTACTCCGAGCGGTTTTACGAACGACAATTTATCACCCGGAGAAAATCAAATCACGGATTAATAGTCCGCTTCGAGCAGATCCTTTCTCAATATTTCGATAATAAGAAGCTGCCGGAAAATGGAGTACCAACCGTTACTATGATTGCTGAACAAATGAACATTTCCCCCAATTATTTAGGGACGCTGCTTCGTATACACACCAAACAGAACACGCAACAGCATATTCAAAATAAGCTGATCGATTACGCCAAAGAACGTTTAAGTACAACAAATTTGTCAGTAAGTGAAATTGCTTACGAGCTTGGCTTTGAACATCCGCAGTCATTCAGCAAGCTTTTTAAAACTAAAACCAGGCAGTCGCCGTTGGAATTCAGACAGGCGTTTAATTGA